The genomic region GCACGCGGTCGCCGTCCGATCGCGTCGGCCTGCACATCAGGCCGTTCTGATCGTCCCGCAGCGCCGAACGCTGGGGAGCGCGGGCGCCCGCGTCCCCCAGCGTTCCGACGTCCGTCACGGGCAGGGATTGGTGTGGCGCAGGTGGATCGCGTCGATGGCGGCTTCCAGTTCGGGGCTGATCGTCACACCCGTGGCGCCCATGCAGGTGGTCAGCTGGGCCATCGTGGTGGCGCCGAGAATGACCGACGTCACGAACGGCCGGGAGACCGCGAAGGCCAGTGCCATCTGGGCAGGGTCGAGCCCGTGCTCGGCAGCCAGATCGCAGTAGGCGGCGACGGCGGCGTCGGCATGCGGGGTCTCGTAGCGCTGCAGCCGGTTGAACAGGGTCTTGCGCGCGCCGACCGGCAGGGCGCCGTTGCGGTACTTGCCGGTCAGGTAACCCTGCGCCAGCGCCGAATAGGCGAGCAGCCCGACCTTCTCGCGCAGCGCCACTTCGGCCAGATTGACTTCGAAGGTCCGATTGACCAGCGAATAGGCGTTCTGAATCGACTGCACGCGGGCCGCACCGCTTTGCGCGGCCGCACCGAGCCAGCGCATCGTGCCCCAGGCGGTCTCGTTGGACAGGCCGATATGGCGGATGCGGCCGGCCTTCACATGCGCGTCGAGCGCGTCGAGGCTCTCCTCGATGGCGGTCTCGTCGGCGGCCGGTTCCGGCGTGCGCCAGATCACCGGGTTGGAGCCGAACTGCGGCACCGGGCGCTCGGGATAGTGGACCTGATAGAGGTCGATATAGTCGGTCTGCAGCCGCTTCAGGCTCTTGTGCACGGCTTCGTCGATCTGCCGGCGGGTCAGCCGGGTCGGCGCACCGTCGTCGCGCAGCCAGCCGTTCGGGCTGCGGCCGCTGACCTTGGTGGCCAGGACGATCTTGTCGCGGTTGCCGCGCGCGGCCAGCCAGGTGCCGATGATCCGTTCCGTCGAGCCCTGCGTCTCGGGCTTCGGCGGGATGGCGTACATCTCCGCCGTATCGATGAAATTGATGCCGTGATCGAGCGCGAAGTCGAGCTGCGCGTGGCCCTCGGCCTCGGTGTTCTGCTCGCCGAACGTCATGGTGCCCAGACAGAAGGCGCTGACCATCAGCCCGGTCGTGCCGAGCGGGCGATACTCCATGGCGCCGGGCGCCAGCAGGCCGGTTTCAGTGCGGATATTCATGCGTCGACGACTCCGGGTGGTCGGTGGCGGACCGTCACGACCGTCGTGTCAGGGCACGGCCGATCAGGTCCTCCACCATGGGCAGGATGCGACCCACGATCAGATCCACGCCGGCGCGGTTCGGGTGGATTCCGTCGGGCTGGTTGAGGCGGGGATCGAGGACGACGCCCTCGAGAAAGAACGGATCGTATAGAGCGCCGTGCTTTTCCGCCACCTCCCGGAAGAGGGGGTCATATGCGTTCGCATAGGCTTCGCCCATGTTGCGCGGCGCGCGCATGCCGGTGACCAGGACCGGCATGCGGGCGGCGAGGCGGCCGACGATCTCGTCGAGCGCTGCGCGCGTGGTCGCCGGGGGCAGACCGCGCAACGCGTCGTTGGCGCCGAACTCGACGATCGCCGCATCCGCGTCCTCCGGTGTGGACCAGTCGAGCCGGGCGAGGCCCTGGTCGGAGGTGTCGCCGGAAACGCCGGCATTGATCACTTCGACGTGATAACCCTTCGCCTTGAGCGCCGCCTCCAGGCGGACCGGAAAGGCGTCGCCGGGCGGCAGGCCGTAGCCGGCGGTCAGGCTGTCGCCGAGTGCGACGATGCGGACCGTCCGGGCGGCGGGCGCGGCGGCCCATCCGGGGCCGGTGGCGGCTTGGCCGAGCGTCGCCAGGCTGGCCAGGGCGGCGAGAACGCTGCGGCGGGACGGGGTTGCGGTCATGGAAAAGACTCCGGCCTGTCATCTGGATCCCGGGCGGGCGCCTCCCATATGAGCCCGCTGAGGCCCCGCGACCAGGGGCGTCCCAACTGCGGAGCTTCGCTTTTGTCCGAACCCCTCGTCGACCTTGCGGATCTTCGCCTGACCCTCGGCAAGGGGGCCGTCGCCGTCGAGGTGCTGAAGGGGGCCACGCTCGCCGTCGAG from Prosthecodimorpha staleyi harbors:
- a CDS encoding NADP(H)-dependent aldo-keto reductase, yielding MEYRPLGTTGLMVSAFCLGTMTFGEQNTEAEGHAQLDFALDHGINFIDTAEMYAIPPKPETQGSTERIIGTWLAARGNRDKIVLATKVSGRSPNGWLRDDGAPTRLTRRQIDEAVHKSLKRLQTDYIDLYQVHYPERPVPQFGSNPVIWRTPEPAADETAIEESLDALDAHVKAGRIRHIGLSNETAWGTMRWLGAAAQSGAARVQSIQNAYSLVNRTFEVNLAEVALREKVGLLAYSALAQGYLTGKYRNGALPVGARKTLFNRLQRYETPHADAAVAAYCDLAAEHGLDPAQMALAFAVSRPFVTSVILGATTMAQLTTCMGATGVTISPELEAAIDAIHLRHTNPCP
- a CDS encoding arylesterase, with amino-acid sequence MTATPSRRSVLAALASLATLGQAATGPGWAAAPAARTVRIVALGDSLTAGYGLPPGDAFPVRLEAALKAKGYHVEVINAGVSGDTSDQGLARLDWSTPEDADAAIVEFGANDALRGLPPATTRAALDEIVGRLAARMPVLVTGMRAPRNMGEAYANAYDPLFREVAEKHGALYDPFFLEGVVLDPRLNQPDGIHPNRAGVDLIVGRILPMVEDLIGRALTRRS